The proteins below are encoded in one region of Lactuca sativa cultivar Salinas chromosome 3, Lsat_Salinas_v11, whole genome shotgun sequence:
- the LOC128132675 gene encoding putative receptor-like protein kinase At5g39000 isoform X1: MVSSVGNLREVQANHDVERMKRQRWNNIILWNNIIPMIRLGLTPNHPKLNEADVMPLTNQVIIPDDDVPIEQPNNLKIPLHVIKTCTQDFNERNFIGKGGYGRVYKGTLTWANHINQLVAVKRLDVTRFQGNKEFQTEITLLSEYQHKNIITLIGFCNDNKEMILVYEYATNGSLDAYLCDTSLFGGLSWPQLLKICIGVVSALDYLHNHVAEKHRIIHRDVKSANILLDENWNAKLSDFGLARIGLANQLNTFVITNPAGTYGYTDPQYIRTGFLTKESDVYSLGVVLFEVLCGRLAYVSSYHDERRFLHHLARTCYKNGELDKIIDQRIKKDINPRTLSKFSTIAYKCLHKTREERPTIADIASQLREAWKNQVSLNNVFIQLL; the protein is encoded by the exons GAATTTAAGGGAAGTGCAGGCAAATCATGATGTTGAAAGAATGAAACGACAGAGATGGAATAACATTATTTTATGGAACAATATTATCCCAATGATACGGCTTGGACTCACTCCTAACCATCCCAAGCTCAACGAGGCGGATGTTATGCCCCTTACCAATCAG GTAATTATCCCTGATGATGATGTTCCAATTGAGCAACCAAATAACCTCAAAATACCCCTCCATGTCATAAAAACGTGTACCCAAGACTTCAACGAAAGGAATTTCATCGGTAAGGGTGGTTACGGAAGGGTTTATAAGGGAACCCTTACATGGGCAAATCATATAAACCAACTAGTAGCTGTAAAGCGGCTAGATGTCACTAGATTTCAAGGTAACAAAGAGTTCCAAACAGAGATCACGTTGCTTTCTGAGTATCAACACAAAAACATTATAACACTTATAGGTTTTTGTAACGATAACAAGGAGATGATTCTTGTTTACGAATACGCAACGAATGGAAGCCTTGATGCATATTTATGTGACACTAGCTTGTTCGGTGGACTATCATGGCCACAACTCCTCAAAATATGTATTGGTGTTGTTTCTGCATTGGACTATCTTCATAACCACGTGGCTGAAAAACACAGAATTATACATCGCGATGTAAAAAGTGCAAATATTTTGTTGGATGAGAATTGGAATGCAAAACTTTCCGATTTTGGTTTGGCTAGAATAGGTTTAGCAAATCAACTTAACACCTTTGTGATCACTAACCCTGCTGGCACATATGGTTATACTGACCCACAATACATAAGAACAGGGTTTTTAACAAAAGAGTCGGATGTTTATTCGTTGGGTGTGGTTTTGTTTGAAGTTTTGTGTGGAAGGCTAGCCTATGTTTCCAGTTACCATGATGAGCGGCGTTTCTTACATCATTTGGCTCGAACCTGCTACAAAAATGGAGAGCTAGATAAGATTATTGATCAAAGAATAAAGAAAGATATCAACCCAAGAACATTAAGCAAGTTCTCAACTATTGCATATAAATGCTTGCATAAGACTCGGGAAGAACGACCTACAATTGCTGACATTGCATCCCAACTTAGGGAAGCCTGGAAAAACCAAGTAAGTTTGAATAATGTTTTTATTCAATTACTTTAA
- the LOC128132675 gene encoding putative receptor-like protein kinase At5g39000 isoform X2, translating to MVSSVGNLREVQANHDVERMKRQRWNNIILWNNIIPMIRLGLTPNHPKLNEADVMPLTNQVIIPDDDVPIEQPNNLKIPLHVIKTCTQDFNERNFIGKGGYGRVYKGTLTWANHINQLVAVKRLDVTRFQGNKEFQTEITLLSEYQHKNIITLIGFCNDNKEMILVYEYATNGSLDAYLCDTSLFGGLSWPQLLKICIGVVSALDYLHNHVAEKHRIIHRDVKSANILLDENWNAKLSDFGLARIGLANQLNTFVITNPAGTYGYTDPQYIRTGFLTKESDVYSLGVVLFEVLCGRLAYVSSYHDERRFLHHLARTCYKNGELDKIIDQRIKKDINPRTLSKFSTIAYKCLHKTREERPTIADIASQLREAWKNQFTR from the exons GAATTTAAGGGAAGTGCAGGCAAATCATGATGTTGAAAGAATGAAACGACAGAGATGGAATAACATTATTTTATGGAACAATATTATCCCAATGATACGGCTTGGACTCACTCCTAACCATCCCAAGCTCAACGAGGCGGATGTTATGCCCCTTACCAATCAG GTAATTATCCCTGATGATGATGTTCCAATTGAGCAACCAAATAACCTCAAAATACCCCTCCATGTCATAAAAACGTGTACCCAAGACTTCAACGAAAGGAATTTCATCGGTAAGGGTGGTTACGGAAGGGTTTATAAGGGAACCCTTACATGGGCAAATCATATAAACCAACTAGTAGCTGTAAAGCGGCTAGATGTCACTAGATTTCAAGGTAACAAAGAGTTCCAAACAGAGATCACGTTGCTTTCTGAGTATCAACACAAAAACATTATAACACTTATAGGTTTTTGTAACGATAACAAGGAGATGATTCTTGTTTACGAATACGCAACGAATGGAAGCCTTGATGCATATTTATGTGACACTAGCTTGTTCGGTGGACTATCATGGCCACAACTCCTCAAAATATGTATTGGTGTTGTTTCTGCATTGGACTATCTTCATAACCACGTGGCTGAAAAACACAGAATTATACATCGCGATGTAAAAAGTGCAAATATTTTGTTGGATGAGAATTGGAATGCAAAACTTTCCGATTTTGGTTTGGCTAGAATAGGTTTAGCAAATCAACTTAACACCTTTGTGATCACTAACCCTGCTGGCACATATGGTTATACTGACCCACAATACATAAGAACAGGGTTTTTAACAAAAGAGTCGGATGTTTATTCGTTGGGTGTGGTTTTGTTTGAAGTTTTGTGTGGAAGGCTAGCCTATGTTTCCAGTTACCATGATGAGCGGCGTTTCTTACATCATTTGGCTCGAACCTGCTACAAAAATGGAGAGCTAGATAAGATTATTGATCAAAGAATAAAGAAAGATATCAACCCAAGAACATTAAGCAAGTTCTCAACTATTGCATATAAATGCTTGCATAAGACTCGGGAAGAACGACCTACAATTGCTGACATTGCATCCCAACTTAGGGAAGCCTGGAAAAACCAA TTTACAAGATAA